The DNA window TCATTATCTGTATCCTTATTATCCCTGTTACCAAGATCGTTACTGGGAGCAGGTATATGTAGAACATCTCGAAAGAGTAGAGCGCCCCGTTTTTAAAGAATGCACCATCGGCTATGTCCTTGAGGAAGTATATGTATCCCCCGCGTGCCCACCTCACCATCTGCTTGAATAGAGAGCCGAATGTCCTTGGGGCATCAGTTACAACGTTAACCCCGTAATCTATCACAGCCTTGTATCCAAGCTTTCGCATGTGGTTGGTGATGTGCATATCCTCGGCTATTATGCATTTCCTTCCGAGTACCTTGCTTTCAAGGAATTCTTCCGAAGCCATGAAGCCTTTTACCGCGGATGTCCTCAGCAGGCAGCACCTGCCGCCGACCACGAATATGTATCCGGAAGATGCCATTGCCTTGAAGATGACATCCTTGGCCCGCTGGAAAAACTCTGCAGAATAGGAAACCCAGCCATCCGGCTTTATCGATATCCTCGTGCCAACCCCGCCTATCCCGTCGTCCATCTTTGAAAGCATGCTTTTTAGGGCATTAGGGGGTATTATGGTGTCGCTGTCCACGAGCAGCACGTATTTAGTATCTACGTGCTTCATGGCTGCGGCATGGGCTGCCCTCTGCCCGGAATGTTTTTTCAGGAAGATGAAGCTGCCGCCGTTGCCGGTTGTTATCTTACGATAGGGCTCGTTGGAGGAATCTCCAACTACGATGAATTTCGAGCCTTGAAGTTTTATTGCTTCGATGCACTGCTTAAAAGTTTCAGGATCCTCCTCGTATACCGGCACTATAACAGTGGCATCGGAAACATCCGCATCTGTAGATGGGGCCCTTATTTCTTCGCTGTAGCTCAATGCCATATATGAGTTGATGGAGTAGTAAAGGAACGATGCGAGTGCTATCACGAGCGTGACCACGGCAAAATAATACCCGAGCATTAGATCCTCGTCTTGTGCTTAAAGTATTGCGGCTTAGTTAATTAAATCTTTCTGGACCGAGCATCAGGTATTCAGCGCACATTGTTTTTTGCAAGCACTTCCATATTTTTAACGCTGGTTTGCAACGATAACGTCTCGAAGCCGTAGTCCGGCTTGTGGTGCGCCTGCATTACCCTCAGCTGCTCCTTGTCCGATATGTACAGTATAGCTTCGGAAAGCGCGGCAATGTCCCCTTTTAGCAATCCGTACGGGTATTTGCTCTGCGTGGCACCCAGTACCATGCATTGCGTATTTTCCACTTTGCTTATCCCATACCTGACGGACATGTTGCGCGTTTTGAATACGCCCGAGCCTTCATCAGGCTTGTTGCTCTTTTTATGGATTACGTACTTGTCCCCAAATACATATACAGTTTCCTTTGTCTTGCTTTTGTATACCTTCTCCATGCACCCACCATTCTCACCCAATTCAGTAATATTTTCCGTGTATTGTATTTAGGCTTTTCTGTTTTGATTCGGTTTCGCGACTTCATTATGGCCAGTCATGCCATTTACTGCAGCGTTTTATTATGTCATTAGCGGAAGTGAGGCGCGTGGGAGCTGATTCTTTAGGAAAAAATCCGTTTATGCGGGCACCGGGATTTGAACCCGGGTTGCAGCCTTGGGAAGGCCGCGTCCTACCAGGCTAGACTATACCCGCAATTTAAATAGTATTATAGGAAGCAGGTTTTGCGGCACTGTGCATAGTTCCCGCATAGAACATGGTCACCTTATGTATGATGGCCTACCTTCACTCTCGCTGCCCCTTTCCATAGGATACTGCTGTACGTTTCCGACCTGCTTCTCGAGCTCGGTTATGGCCTTGGCAGTCCTTTCTATTATCTTGTCGAGCTCGGAAGTGTTGACCTTCAGATTGAGTTTCTTTGACAGCTGTATGATTACGGCCTTGGCCGCACTTGCGTCCACATTGAGAAGGCTGGTTTCCCCCATGAGGCATATAGCATCAGTCTTTGTCATCTTCGCGAATGCGATTATCATTCCTGCGGATCCCCATATCATGCCCTTTGACTTCCCAAAGACCACGTCGGTATCCTTGAATTGTCCTATCACTTTTTTATCCGTTGCGTTGCCGAATACCCTTGGATTTATCCCCATCCCGCTGCCTATGTTGTATCCCCCTATGGTGTATATGAACCTGCCGCCGAGCCGCTCCTTGAAAAACTCGACTATCTTGGAGTTTACCTCATACTGCCCTTCAGGAGTAACGGCCTGCGCATCCCCCGTAAGTATTACTATGTCGCTTTCTGACTGCTTCTTCGCCTTTATTAGGTAGAACCTGTTGTTCACCAGCCTTATTCCGCCGTTTTTAAGCATGACTACCTGGTGCGGAAAATGTGGCGAGTACAGCGTTGCGAATTTTTTTGCGCCGAACTCCCTTCTCAGGTGCTCGGCTACGAGCTTGCCCACGTTGCCTATGCCCGGAAGCCCGACTACAAGCACTGGCCTGTTCGGCTTGATTCCTTTTTTCATCTTTATTATGGTCTTGTCCAGCATGTCAGGCACTTATGGTAGATAGTATATCCTCGTTAGCCTTCTTTAGCTTTTCTTTTTCCATTTCGAATACCCCGTTCAGCAGCTTGCTTTTTATGAGCTC is part of the Candidatus Micrarchaeota archaeon genome and encodes:
- a CDS encoding PAC2 family protein translates to MLDKTIIKMKKGIKPNRPVLVVGLPGIGNVGKLVAEHLRREFGAKKFATLYSPHFPHQVVMLKNGGIRLVNNRFYLIKAKKQSESDIVILTGDAQAVTPEGQYEVNSKIVEFFKERLGGRFIYTIGGYNIGSGMGINPRVFGNATDKKVIGQFKDTDVVFGKSKGMIWGSAGMIIAFAKMTKTDAICLMGETSLLNVDASAAKAVIIQLSKKLNLKVNTSELDKIIERTAKAITELEKQVGNVQQYPMERGSESEGRPSYIR
- a CDS encoding glycosyltransferase, giving the protein MLGYYFAVVTLVIALASFLYYSINSYMALSYSEEIRAPSTDADVSDATVIVPVYEEDPETFKQCIEAIKLQGSKFIVVGDSSNEPYRKITTGNGGSFIFLKKHSGQRAAHAAAMKHVDTKYVLLVDSDTIIPPNALKSMLSKMDDGIGGVGTRISIKPDGWVSYSAEFFQRAKDVIFKAMASSGYIFVVGGRCCLLRTSAVKGFMASEEFLESKVLGRKCIIAEDMHITNHMRKLGYKAVIDYGVNVVTDAPRTFGSLFKQMVRWARGGYIYFLKDIADGAFFKNGALYSFEMFYIYLLPVTILVTGIIRIQIMMEYGASNIIGSGIGSIGNLMFLNTKLMGSGVATYMGIAMIVSTIGTIVFLLTLLKFITKSRLKTMALGGITSLIMFLASIYALATVWKQDDWLTR